The Cerasicoccus sp. TK19100 genome window below encodes:
- a CDS encoding GspE/PulE family protein, with product MQDRGLVGADTVDQALAEASAKEEPPENLDGEAIEMIVASGACTHQQIVEALAEEFNMETIDLNDIRVSHEALELVKRDMAARYHVFPIEVDGNTLELATCDPLDVDSIDSLSHVLKMSVNTRLTTPEQIAKAIENYYDSPEASGLEGMDSLYKDVLGEDDINIELPTGDEDNTDEEAAPIIRYVHMIITEAIKRRGSDIHMEPLEKRFRVRYRIDGRLVEVENPPKRLQPAIISRIKLMANVSIAEKRVPQDGRIQMRASGKDIDLRVSVLPTVYGESIVMRILDKEGLNLGLPQLGFFSDDQANFEKIIAMPDGVFLVTGPTGSGKSTTLYSALNYVNHPDRKIITVEDPVEYQMGGINQVQVRKDVGMTFSAALRSMLRQAPNIIMVGEIRDLETAEIAINASLTGHMVFSTLHTNDAPSAVTRLSNIGVKPFLISAALRGALAQRLVRRICNNCKKPHLPEVHEINAMGMPDSQLADIEFFKGEGCGKCNNTGCKGRMGIFEFFVVTEEVQQMIYENRTLVELRTKAREAGMRSMREDGFRKVVAGMTTIEEVLHVTVGDMS from the coding sequence ATGCAGGACCGCGGCCTGGTAGGCGCGGATACCGTCGATCAGGCGTTGGCCGAAGCCAGCGCCAAAGAAGAGCCGCCCGAAAACCTCGATGGTGAAGCCATTGAGATGATTGTGGCCAGCGGCGCCTGCACCCACCAACAGATTGTTGAAGCCCTCGCCGAGGAATTCAACATGGAGACCATTGACCTCAATGACATCCGCGTCTCCCACGAGGCGCTGGAACTGGTCAAGCGCGACATGGCCGCGCGCTACCACGTCTTTCCCATTGAGGTCGATGGCAACACCCTGGAACTCGCCACCTGCGACCCGCTCGATGTCGACTCGATCGACAGCCTCAGCCACGTGCTGAAGATGAGCGTTAACACCCGCTTGACCACGCCCGAGCAGATCGCCAAGGCCATTGAGAATTACTACGATTCTCCTGAAGCCAGCGGACTGGAAGGCATGGACAGCCTCTATAAAGACGTTCTCGGCGAGGATGACATCAACATCGAGCTCCCGACGGGTGACGAAGACAATACCGACGAAGAGGCCGCGCCGATCATTCGCTATGTGCACATGATCATCACGGAGGCCATTAAGCGTCGCGGGTCCGACATCCACATGGAGCCGCTGGAAAAGCGCTTCCGCGTCCGCTACCGCATTGACGGTCGCCTGGTGGAGGTGGAAAACCCGCCCAAGCGCCTGCAGCCGGCTATCATTTCACGCATTAAGCTGATGGCCAACGTGTCCATTGCCGAAAAGCGCGTCCCGCAGGACGGTCGTATTCAGATGCGCGCTTCCGGCAAAGATATCGACTTGCGCGTCTCAGTGCTACCAACGGTTTACGGCGAGTCTATCGTCATGCGTATTCTCGACAAGGAAGGCCTCAATCTCGGCCTGCCGCAGCTGGGTTTCTTCTCGGACGACCAAGCCAATTTCGAGAAAATCATTGCGATGCCCGATGGCGTGTTCCTCGTCACCGGTCCGACGGGGTCGGGTAAGTCCACCACGCTTTATTCCGCGCTCAATTACGTCAACCACCCCGACCGCAAAATCATCACCGTCGAAGACCCGGTTGAGTATCAGATGGGCGGCATCAACCAGGTGCAGGTCCGCAAAGATGTCGGCATGACGTTCTCCGCCGCGCTTCGCTCGATGCTTCGCCAAGCGCCGAACATCATCATGGTCGGGGAAATTCGAGACTTGGAAACGGCTGAAATCGCGATTAATGCGTCGCTGACCGGTCACATGGTGTTCTCCACGCTCCACACCAATGACGCGCCAAGTGCCGTTACCCGTTTGTCGAATATTGGCGTAAAGCCGTTCCTGATTTCCGCCGCTTTGCGCGGTGCACTGGCGCAGCGACTGGTGCGACGCATCTGCAACAATTGTAAGAAGCCCCACCTGCCGGAAGTCCACGAAATCAACGCCATGGGTATGCCCGACTCCCAACTAGCCGATATCGAATTCTTCAAGGGTGAAGGCTGTGGCAAGTGCAACAACACCGGTTGCAAAGGCCGTATGGGCATCTTTGAGTTCTTCGTCGTTACCGAGGAAGTCCAGCAGATGATTTACGAAAACCGCACCCTGGTCGAACTGCGCACCAAGGCGCGCGAGGCTGGCATGCGCTCCATGCGCGAGGACGGCTTCCGCAAGGTTGTCGCTGGCATGACCACCATCGAAGAAGTCCTCCACGTCACCGTGGGCGACATGAGCTAA
- a CDS encoding type IV pilus twitching motility protein PilT: MSYEMNELLNLMCDEGASDLHIQVGQPPTLRTGGSMVPVDGPDLEPQDTEALMEAITSDAHQQKLKTVGGADFGFAFMDKARFRVSVMKAKGNYGMVLRQIPNKLFGLREIGLPDKVKDLLTRPRGLILVTGPTGSGKSTTLASMINWINENLDGHIITIEDPIEYYHDHKRCIVTQREVGVDVPSFAEAIRGALRQDPDIILVGEMRDLETIEAAVSAAETGHLVFGTLHTTGAARTVDRIVDAFPAETKDQIRTQLASSIVSVISQVLCRKVGGGRIASYEIMVTTDSISALIRENKTYRINSDIQTGANLGMISLDAHLLSLFNRGFITGETCIEKSQLPDEMRQKVASMAAHNR, translated from the coding sequence ATGAGCTACGAAATGAATGAATTGCTCAACCTGATGTGCGATGAAGGCGCGTCAGACCTCCATATTCAGGTAGGCCAACCTCCCACTCTGCGCACCGGCGGCTCGATGGTGCCAGTCGATGGTCCGGACCTGGAGCCCCAGGACACCGAGGCGCTCATGGAGGCCATCACTTCCGACGCCCATCAACAAAAGCTAAAGACCGTCGGCGGGGCGGACTTCGGTTTCGCCTTCATGGACAAAGCGCGCTTCCGCGTGTCCGTCATGAAGGCCAAGGGCAACTACGGCATGGTGCTTCGCCAAATCCCGAACAAACTGTTCGGCCTGCGCGAGATTGGCCTGCCCGACAAAGTAAAAGACCTTCTGACCCGCCCGCGCGGCCTGATCCTCGTCACCGGTCCAACCGGCTCCGGCAAGTCCACCACCCTCGCCTCGATGATCAACTGGATCAACGAGAACCTGGACGGCCACATTATCACGATTGAGGACCCGATTGAATATTACCACGACCACAAGCGCTGCATCGTCACCCAGCGCGAAGTCGGCGTGGATGTTCCCAGCTTCGCCGAGGCCATTCGTGGTGCGCTTCGCCAGGACCCGGACATCATTCTCGTCGGGGAAATGCGCGACCTGGAAACCATCGAAGCCGCTGTTTCGGCGGCGGAAACCGGCCACCTTGTTTTTGGCACCCTGCACACCACCGGGGCTGCGCGCACGGTCGACCGTATCGTCGACGCATTTCCTGCCGAAACCAAGGACCAGATTCGCACGCAGCTGGCCTCGTCCATCGTCTCTGTTATTTCGCAGGTGCTTTGCCGCAAGGTCGGCGGCGGCCGCATCGCCAGCTACGAGATCATGGTCACTACCGACTCCATCTCCGCGCTGATTCGCGAAAACAAGACCTACCGCATCAATTCCGACATCCAGACGGGTGCCAACCTGGGAATGATCTCCCTGGATGCTCACCTGCTCAGCCTTTTCAACCGCGGGTTTATCACCGGAGAAACCTGCATAGAAAAATCTCAATTGCCCGACGAGATGCGCCAGAAGGTCGCCTCCATGGCCGCGCATAACCGTTAA
- a CDS encoding GspE/PulE family protein — MFEDHNDTIYEILQESNLIDTAQLDDLNQAHINTGKALAEEAIDSELIDRNELLQLVADYLQYEYLETPPERIDQEIVESVKPSVARMYAVLPLRVDDSSIDLLAKDPFNNSIIDDLTFSLSKDVNLVITDPDHLDNLIVQHYGSEDSSIDDLLDEIRSSEAEVDASQDMSASELTNLANETPIIRFVNLVLQQAIRDKASDIHFEPFETQFRIRYRIDGALYEMAPPPSNLAVPVISRIKVLSSLNIAERRIPQDGRIKMTIAGRPVDLRVSTLPTQFGESVVLRVLDKSVVNLDLENLSMPDDIMQNIRRLVALPNGIFIVTGPTGSGKTTTLYSALREVNKVDTKILTAEDPVEYEIDGIMQVAINHTVGLNFAAALRSFLRQDPDKIMVGEIRDLETAQIAVQASLTGHVVLSTLHTNDAPGAVTRMIDMGLEPFLISASLEGVLGQRLVRRICPTCRTAYEPDAELIDVLGIDPLEIADKQFYYGKGCAECSQTGYRGRQGLFEMMAISDTIRDLITQKAPTLVLKQKALEQGMRTLRDDGLRAIFDGATTIEEVLKYT, encoded by the coding sequence ATGTTTGAAGATCACAACGACACCATTTACGAGATCCTTCAGGAAAGTAACCTGATTGATACCGCTCAACTGGACGACCTGAACCAGGCCCACATCAACACCGGCAAGGCCCTGGCCGAGGAAGCCATCGACTCTGAGCTCATCGATCGCAATGAGCTGCTGCAGTTGGTCGCGGACTACCTTCAGTATGAGTATCTGGAAACGCCTCCGGAGCGCATCGACCAGGAAATCGTTGAGTCCGTCAAGCCCTCCGTGGCCCGCATGTATGCCGTTTTACCACTGCGCGTTGACGACAGCTCGATCGACCTCCTCGCCAAGGACCCGTTTAATAACAGCATTATTGACGACCTCACATTCTCGCTCAGCAAGGATGTAAACCTCGTCATCACCGACCCGGACCACCTGGACAACCTCATTGTCCAGCACTATGGCAGCGAAGACTCCTCCATCGACGACCTGCTCGATGAAATCCGCTCCTCCGAGGCGGAAGTCGACGCCAGCCAGGACATGTCCGCCAGCGAGCTGACCAACCTCGCGAACGAAACGCCGATCATCCGCTTCGTGAACCTCGTCCTCCAGCAGGCGATTCGCGACAAGGCGTCCGACATCCACTTTGAGCCCTTTGAGACGCAATTCCGCATCCGTTACCGTATTGACGGCGCGCTCTATGAAATGGCCCCGCCCCCGAGTAACCTCGCCGTGCCGGTCATTTCCCGTATCAAGGTCCTCTCCAGCCTGAACATCGCCGAGCGCCGCATTCCGCAGGATGGTCGTATTAAAATGACCATCGCCGGCCGTCCGGTCGACCTCCGTGTATCGACGCTGCCCACGCAGTTTGGCGAGTCGGTCGTGTTGCGCGTTTTGGACAAATCCGTCGTCAACCTGGACCTGGAAAACCTGTCCATGCCGGACGACATCATGCAGAACATCCGCCGTCTGGTGGCGCTGCCGAACGGTATTTTCATTGTCACCGGCCCAACCGGTTCCGGTAAAACGACCACGCTGTACTCCGCGCTGCGCGAGGTAAACAAGGTCGACACCAAGATTTTGACCGCTGAAGACCCGGTGGAATACGAGATCGACGGCATTATGCAGGTGGCCATTAACCACACGGTGGGTCTCAACTTCGCCGCCGCGCTGCGCTCCTTCCTGCGTCAAGACCCGGACAAGATCATGGTCGGTGAGATTCGTGACCTCGAAACCGCCCAGATCGCGGTGCAGGCCTCCCTCACGGGTCACGTGGTGCTCTCAACGCTCCACACCAACGATGCCCCCGGCGCGGTGACCCGTATGATCGACATGGGTCTGGAGCCGTTCCTGATTTCCGCATCACTGGAAGGCGTTCTTGGCCAACGCCTTGTGCGCCGCATCTGCCCAACTTGCCGCACCGCTTACGAGCCCGATGCTGAGTTGATCGACGTCCTCGGCATCGACCCGTTGGAAATCGCCGACAAGCAATTCTACTACGGCAAAGGCTGCGCCGAGTGCAGCCAAACCGGCTACCGCGGTCGCCAGGGCCTCTTCGAGATGATGGCCATCAGCGACACCATTCGCGATCTCATCACCCAGAAGGCACCCACGCTCGTGCTCAAGCAGAAAGCGCTTGAGCAAGGCATGCGCACCCTGCGCGATGACGGCCTCCGCGCAATTTTTGACGGCGCAACCACCATCGAAGAGGTGTTAAAGTATACCTAG
- a CDS encoding type II secretion system F family protein: protein MAKYSYTAIDPSGKQKTGNIDASSEEDAQNKLSGMGLMVSSINKSADAPKKSRRATTAAKAGGKKSGGLNFGAVINQEDLTIFTRQMATLLQAGLPLLRSLEVMIRQEKNPRFKDVLVQIADNVRSGNNLSDGLAQHPKIFKPLFVNMIKAGEAGGVLDVVLTRLAKFMEKDLKTRKKIKSAMIYPIVIISVALIIVMGLLMFIVPKFQEIFETMLKGKSMPALTEFVINAGNIVKPTGIIDFFIKIIALAIIIVIFKVLIGTGPGQKAKDWLALNTPKVGELVSKAAISRFTRTFGTLLSSGVPILQSLNITRDVIGNSRIAHALNRVHDRVRDGESLATPLEQQKIFPTMVTSMIDVGEETGELAEMLNRIADNYDEDVDNAVNSITSIIEPIMIIFLAIIVGTIVIALFLPIISIIQNLT, encoded by the coding sequence ATGGCAAAATATAGCTACACCGCAATTGATCCTTCCGGCAAACAAAAGACCGGCAATATTGACGCATCCTCAGAAGAAGACGCACAAAACAAGCTCTCGGGCATGGGGTTGATGGTCAGCAGCATCAATAAATCTGCTGACGCGCCTAAGAAGTCCCGACGAGCCACCACCGCAGCCAAGGCCGGCGGCAAGAAGAGCGGCGGCTTGAACTTCGGTGCCGTCATCAATCAGGAAGACCTGACCATTTTCACCCGCCAGATGGCCACCCTGCTCCAAGCGGGCCTGCCCCTGCTGCGAAGCCTGGAAGTGATGATCCGCCAGGAGAAGAACCCGCGCTTCAAAGACGTCCTCGTGCAAATCGCCGACAACGTTCGCTCGGGTAACAATCTTTCCGACGGCCTCGCCCAGCACCCCAAGATTTTCAAGCCACTTTTTGTCAATATGATCAAGGCCGGTGAGGCTGGCGGCGTCCTCGACGTCGTTCTGACCCGTCTGGCCAAGTTCATGGAAAAGGACCTGAAGACGCGCAAGAAGATCAAGTCCGCGATGATCTACCCGATCGTCATTATCTCGGTGGCACTCATCATTGTGATGGGTCTGCTCATGTTCATCGTGCCGAAGTTTCAGGAAATTTTCGAAACGATGCTCAAGGGCAAGTCCATGCCAGCGCTAACGGAGTTTGTCATTAATGCCGGTAACATCGTGAAACCCACCGGCATCATCGACTTTTTCATCAAGATCATCGCTCTGGCGATCATCATTGTCATCTTCAAGGTCCTGATCGGCACCGGCCCTGGCCAGAAGGCCAAAGACTGGCTCGCGCTCAATACTCCCAAGGTGGGTGAGCTCGTCAGCAAGGCTGCGATTTCGCGCTTTACCCGCACCTTCGGCACCCTGCTCTCTTCCGGCGTGCCGATTCTGCAATCCCTGAACATCACCCGCGACGTCATCGGCAACAGCCGTATTGCCCACGCCCTAAACCGTGTGCATGACCGCGTTCGTGACGGTGAAAGCCTCGCAACTCCGCTGGAACAGCAGAAGATCTTCCCGACCATGGTCACCAGTATGATCGACGTTGGTGAGGAAACCGGTGAGCTGGCCGAGATGCTTAATCGCATTGCGGACAACTACGATGAAGACGTGGACAACGCCGTGAACTCGATCACGTCCATCATCGAGCCGATCATGATTATCTTCCTCGCGATCATTGTTGGTACCATCGTTATCGCGCTGTTCTTGCCGATTATCTCCATCATTCAGAACCTCACCTAA
- a CDS encoding hybrid sensor histidine kinase/response regulator, translated as MPEANEDIEPVSTDQKSDHTMEQTIILGKLARGIAHDINNLVTSIQGNAQLAERAKDNPKELTKSLSNIRLASRLITELTGQIQAFSRTHQMPTSCFDLKVVVDEIVLLIGSTLAPGITLQTEITNEPVYVVGASSQLAQAVMNLCTNALQALGQEESGELTIKLIAQNGKACIQVADNGHGIDQDMLGRIFDPFYTTKHFGMGSGLGLAVVKSVIDAHKGVIKVESTIKQGAKFDIRLPLAPADAVEKFTAAPTKEYTPSQRTSNAYKILLVDDEPTIRSLGVDVLHSLGYRVTVASDGREAFEIFERKPEYFDIILSDSRMPEMTGLELAAAVRKHREDIPFILITAFDDTRENPLFDQLSITDIIPKPFRIEQLQRSLRQAMLGKEA; from the coding sequence ATGCCTGAAGCGAATGAGGACATTGAGCCAGTTTCCACCGATCAGAAGTCTGATCATACCATGGAACAGACGATTATTTTAGGGAAACTCGCGCGTGGGATTGCCCACGACATCAATAACCTCGTAACCAGCATTCAGGGAAATGCCCAATTGGCCGAACGAGCCAAGGACAACCCAAAGGAACTGACGAAATCGCTAAGCAATATACGCTTGGCCTCGCGGCTGATCACGGAGCTAACCGGGCAGATTCAGGCCTTTAGCCGGACGCATCAGATGCCGACCAGTTGCTTCGACCTCAAGGTCGTGGTCGACGAAATCGTGCTGTTAATCGGCTCCACCCTCGCCCCAGGCATCACTCTGCAAACGGAAATCACCAACGAACCGGTTTACGTTGTTGGCGCTTCCAGCCAGCTGGCCCAGGCAGTCATGAATCTCTGCACCAATGCCCTGCAGGCGCTTGGCCAGGAGGAGTCTGGCGAGCTCACGATCAAACTTATCGCGCAAAACGGCAAAGCTTGCATACAAGTTGCCGACAACGGCCACGGCATTGACCAGGATATGCTCGGGCGCATCTTTGATCCCTTTTACACGACCAAACACTTTGGCATGGGCAGCGGGCTCGGCCTCGCCGTCGTCAAGAGCGTGATCGACGCACACAAGGGAGTCATCAAGGTCGAGAGCACCATCAAGCAGGGCGCAAAGTTCGACATCCGCCTCCCACTGGCACCGGCGGATGCGGTCGAGAAGTTCACCGCCGCACCGACTAAAGAATACACTCCCAGCCAACGCACATCCAATGCCTACAAAATCCTGCTGGTCGATGATGAGCCGACGATTCGCAGCCTCGGCGTGGATGTCCTGCACTCGCTCGGATATCGCGTCACCGTAGCCAGCGATGGACGAGAAGCCTTCGAGATCTTCGAACGGAAACCCGAGTATTTCGACATCATCTTGAGCGATTCCCGCATGCCCGAAATGACTGGCCTGGAGCTGGCGGCCGCCGTGCGCAAACACCGCGAGGACATCCCCTTCATCCTGATCACCGCGTTTGACGACACCCGCGAAAACCCGCTCTTTGATCAGCTTTCCATTACCGACATCATTCCCAAGCCTTTTCGGATTGAGCAGCTACAGCGTAGTCTCCGCCAGGCAATGCTCGGCAAGGAAGCTTAG
- a CDS encoding metal-dependent transcriptional regulator, whose product MTAEKSVASPARRHQRVRRQHSNELAQDYVEAIHELAEAGQTPRVTDLQEIFGVTHVSVVRALQRFEKRGLLNRSDEGLQLTEEGVKMATEAAKRHNLVVDFLLKLGVSEQQAHADAEGLEHHISDETLAAMQRFLG is encoded by the coding sequence ATGACCGCAGAAAAGTCCGTCGCCTCACCCGCCCGCCGACACCAGCGTGTGCGTCGCCAGCATTCCAATGAGCTGGCGCAAGACTACGTGGAGGCAATTCACGAGTTGGCAGAAGCTGGGCAAACGCCGCGGGTAACGGACCTGCAGGAGATTTTTGGCGTGACGCACGTATCGGTCGTGCGTGCCTTGCAGCGCTTCGAAAAACGCGGGCTGCTCAATCGGTCCGACGAGGGTCTACAGCTCACCGAGGAGGGCGTGAAAATGGCAACCGAGGCGGCCAAGCGGCACAATCTGGTGGTCGATTTTTTGCTGAAGCTCGGTGTGTCGGAGCAACAGGCACACGCGGATGCCGAGGGGCTGGAGCACCACATCAGCGACGAGACACTGGCTGCAATGCAGCGCTTTTTAGGGTGA
- a CDS encoding carbohydrate porin, with protein MKRTIPTAIISLIAHGLLAQNADSDEQRLSSTVLDNDWLGSGALTGDWGGQRDSLKELGLEPYLELTPQFLANVDGGADTGSAWEALVDLGLEADMEKLVGWTGGSFFVSAFYFHGNDLSSDYVGDFNAISNLYTNTDFNLFNIYVGQSLLDDKLFIKLGQIAADDDFMVADSSLLFVNSAFGPLSLESGNIAAPIYPLAAPGAFVSVEAVENIRFQTAIYAGDAGPNQSNNHGFKWRTGGSVGWAWFAETAIDYELLGSGVFKLGGYYATSEFTDFNTGATERGLGAVYGVIDHQFLKPQGGHPGLSVFLRGGASPDDDVATVTAYVDGGFAMQSICFENDALGIGCSQTWFGDDYLNATRAGGTAVTSSETIIEATYSVALAQWCSLQPDLQYIINPHYSHDNALVLGARCAIVF; from the coding sequence ATGAAACGCACCATACCGACAGCCATCATCAGCCTAATCGCCCACGGCCTCCTCGCCCAGAATGCCGACAGCGATGAGCAGCGCCTGTCCAGCACGGTGCTGGACAACGACTGGCTCGGCAGTGGGGCGCTGACCGGCGATTGGGGCGGCCAGCGCGATTCATTGAAAGAGCTTGGCTTGGAGCCCTACCTTGAGCTAACCCCGCAGTTCCTCGCCAATGTCGACGGCGGAGCGGACACCGGATCGGCTTGGGAAGCACTGGTCGACTTGGGTCTCGAAGCCGACATGGAAAAGCTCGTTGGCTGGACTGGCGGCAGCTTTTTCGTCAGCGCCTTCTACTTTCACGGCAACGACCTGAGCAGTGACTACGTGGGCGATTTCAATGCGATTAGCAACCTCTACACCAACACCGACTTCAACCTGTTCAACATTTACGTCGGCCAAAGCCTGCTCGACGACAAGCTATTCATCAAGCTGGGCCAGATCGCGGCGGACGACGACTTTATGGTCGCCGACAGCTCGCTGTTGTTCGTCAACTCCGCCTTTGGCCCGCTGAGCCTGGAGTCCGGCAACATCGCCGCCCCGATCTACCCACTGGCTGCGCCGGGTGCCTTTGTGTCAGTCGAGGCAGTGGAAAATATCCGCTTTCAAACGGCGATCTACGCAGGCGACGCCGGCCCCAACCAATCCAACAACCACGGCTTCAAGTGGCGCACCGGCGGCAGCGTAGGCTGGGCCTGGTTTGCCGAAACCGCGATCGACTACGAGCTGCTGGGCAGCGGCGTCTTCAAGCTCGGCGGCTACTACGCCACCAGCGAGTTTACCGACTTCAACACCGGCGCGACCGAGCGTGGCCTGGGGGCCGTTTATGGCGTGATCGACCACCAATTCCTCAAGCCGCAAGGCGGGCATCCCGGCCTGTCGGTTTTCCTGCGCGGCGGTGCCTCACCCGATGACGACGTTGCCACCGTGACGGCCTATGTCGACGGAGGCTTTGCAATGCAAAGTATCTGCTTCGAGAACGATGCACTCGGCATCGGCTGTTCGCAAACGTGGTTTGGTGATGATTATCTGAACGCCACTCGCGCGGGCGGCACCGCAGTCACGAGCAGTGAGACCATTATCGAGGCCACCTACAGCGTGGCCCTCGCGCAGTGGTGCTCCCTCCAGCCCGATCTGCAATACATCATCAATCCGCACTACAGCCACGACAACGCCCTCGTCCTGGGGGCCCGCTGCGCCATCGTTTTTTAA
- a CDS encoding metal ABC transporter solute-binding protein, Zn/Mn family has product MRKYILKISLLFAACCAALTAQAEPKSYPYEIVTTVGMITDIVRNVAGDKARVEGLIGEGIDPHLYKPTRADLIALKRADIIFYNGLMLEGKMADVLTKLARRGQPVYAVTEGIDDDSDYVLSDESEHYDPHVWMDVRGWISATFVVAKSLSEFDPKNASYYQSNARTYAAELETLDNYAREVIASIPENQRYLVTAHDAFNYLGRAYGIEVRGVQGLSTESEAGVRDIELLVTFLVENQIPAVFIESSVSDKNVRALIEGAKAKGHTLKIGGELFSDAMGPAGTYEGTYIGMIDHNATTIANALGGEAPAKGMNGKLSDAH; this is encoded by the coding sequence ATGAGAAAATACATCCTGAAAATTAGCCTACTGTTCGCGGCCTGTTGCGCCGCCCTTACCGCTCAAGCCGAGCCCAAAAGTTACCCGTATGAAATCGTCACCACCGTCGGTATGATCACCGACATCGTGCGCAACGTTGCGGGCGACAAAGCCCGTGTCGAAGGCCTGATCGGCGAAGGCATCGACCCGCACCTCTACAAGCCCACCCGCGCCGACTTGATCGCCCTCAAGCGCGCCGACATCATCTTTTACAACGGCCTGATGCTCGAAGGCAAAATGGCCGACGTTCTGACCAAGCTCGCCCGCCGCGGCCAGCCGGTTTACGCCGTCACCGAGGGGATCGATGATGACAGCGACTATGTCCTCAGCGACGAATCCGAGCACTACGATCCGCATGTGTGGATGGACGTGCGGGGCTGGATTTCCGCAACCTTCGTTGTCGCCAAGTCCTTGTCGGAGTTCGACCCAAAGAACGCCAGCTACTACCAGTCCAACGCGCGCACCTACGCCGCCGAACTGGAGACGCTCGACAACTACGCCCGCGAAGTCATTGCCAGCATCCCCGAGAACCAGCGTTACCTCGTCACCGCGCACGATGCGTTCAATTACCTGGGCCGCGCCTACGGTATCGAAGTGCGCGGCGTTCAGGGGCTCAGCACCGAGTCCGAAGCGGGCGTGCGCGACATCGAGCTGCTGGTCACCTTTCTCGTGGAGAACCAGATTCCCGCCGTGTTCATCGAGTCGTCAGTAAGCGATAAGAACGTCCGCGCCCTCATCGAAGGTGCCAAAGCCAAAGGCCACACGCTCAAGATCGGCGGCGAACTTTTCTCCGACGCCATGGGCCCGGCCGGCACTTATGAGGGCACCTACATCGGCATGATCGACCACAACGCGACCACCATCGCCAACGCCCTCGGCGGCGAAGCCCCCGCCAAGGGCATGAACGGCAAACTCAGCGACGCCCATTGA
- a CDS encoding metal ABC transporter ATP-binding protein — protein MPDLIFHKKPKTTLPLREDDHSPRAPLSIHDLTVAYHRKPVLWDIDLDIPEGKLVGIVGPNGAGKSTLIKACLDLTPKASGVVQIYGQPYKRQRSVVGYVPQRESVDWDFPVSALDVVTMGLYRDIGWFKTVRKQHKDIARAALERVGVAHLADRQINQLSGGQQQRVFLARALAQDATLYFMDEPFAAVDAATERAIVTLLKDLKTQGKTTLVVHHDLATVTQYFDYVILLNMRVVAAGPTEEVFTAENLHRTYGGKLTLLAEAGHALSQIKRG, from the coding sequence ATGCCCGACTTGATTTTTCATAAAAAGCCGAAGACGACGCTCCCGCTCCGCGAGGACGACCATTCGCCGCGGGCGCCGCTCTCCATCCACGACCTCACCGTGGCCTACCACCGCAAGCCGGTCCTGTGGGACATCGACCTCGACATCCCCGAAGGCAAGCTCGTCGGCATCGTCGGCCCCAATGGTGCCGGCAAGAGCACCCTCATCAAGGCATGCCTCGACCTGACACCCAAGGCATCGGGCGTGGTTCAAATTTACGGCCAACCCTACAAGCGCCAGCGCAGCGTGGTGGGCTACGTGCCGCAACGCGAAAGCGTCGACTGGGACTTCCCCGTCAGCGCGCTGGACGTCGTCACTATGGGCCTTTACCGCGACATCGGTTGGTTTAAAACCGTCCGCAAGCAGCACAAGGACATCGCCCGCGCCGCCCTGGAGCGCGTCGGCGTAGCACACTTGGCCGACCGTCAGATCAACCAGCTTTCCGGCGGCCAGCAGCAGCGCGTTTTCCTCGCCCGTGCACTGGCGCAGGACGCGACCTTGTATTTCATGGACGAGCCCTTTGCAGCCGTCGACGCCGCCACCGAGCGCGCCATCGTCACCTTGCTCAAGGATCTGAAAACACAGGGCAAGACGACGCTCGTCGTGCACCACGACCTGGCAACTGTCACACAATACTTCGACTACGTCATCCTGCTCAACATGCGCGTGGTCGCCGCAGGACCGACGGAAGAAGTCTTCACTGCGGAGAACCTCCACCGCACCTACGGCGGCAAGCTGACCCTGCTCGCCGAGGCTGGCCATGCCCTGAGCCAGATTAAGCGCGGATGA